GAAtattaaactaaattattttttgaataattaaattttttaattaattttattattctattttgtgATGGGGATCCTGTATCACCAAAAAATAGAAAGGCAAAAGACATTTCTGCTGACACTAATTCTGATCTCAATATGTGTCTTATCGTTCATAACAAGACTCCACTCCGTCATAAAATTCGAAAGCATAATCCACGAATTCGACCCCTGGTTTAACTATCGTGCCACAAAAATGATGGTCGAGAACTCATTTTATGACTTTATAAACTGGTTTGACGAGTCAGCCTGGTATCCCCTGGGAAGAGACGTCGGCGGAACAGTTTACCCAGGCATAATGAGCACATCCGGCCTCCTCCATTGGGCACTCCACTCCCTCAGCCTCCCAGTCCATATCCGTGAAGTCTGTGTATTCCTTCCTGCCTTCTACAGTGGTCTAATGGCCATCACAGCCTATTTATTTGCCTCAGAAGTGTGGAATAAATCAGCCGGGTTGATCTCCGCCTTCATAATGAGCATAAGTAGTCCCCTTCCACTCATTTCCAGTCCCCGGATATGTTTCCCGATCAGTTGCAGGGAGTTATGACTAtgaatgtatttcaatatttataatcATGTTTACTCTGTATCTGTGGGCCAGGACTGTCAAGTCTGGGAGTCTCCTTTGGGCAGTTTTTACTGCTTTTTTCTACTTATATGCAGTTGGTGGAGGTTTATTGACTTGTAGGTGGCTTCCTGGggaggatatatttatgtaatcaaCGTCATCCCTCTCCATGTATTCATACTTGTTATATCTGGTCGATATACTAGTAAATTGTTTTGTGGTTTGGTTTATACATGTTTTATTATCAGCTTATACTACTTTTTATATTCTTGGCCTACTTATGTCTATGCAGATACCTTTTGTGGGATTCCTTCCGCTCACAACCAGCGAACATATGTCTTCTCTCAGTAATATTCGTATAATATGTCAGTGGTGTTTCTACTGCTCTGTTTGGTCGGACTTTTTAAGCATTTGGGGTCACTAAGTGACTCTCGTTGGGCAGCCAAGGTGGTTTTGTTGTGTTTGGGTGTGTTTGGCCTCGTTAGTGTGTTGATGGTGGGCGTCCTTACTTATTTGGGTAGTCTTTTTGGGGGTTATTAGTGAAGGGGTTATTTCCCCTTGGACTGGCCGTCTTTATTCGTTGTTTGACACTTCCTATGCGGCCATCAACATTCCAATCATTTCTTCTGTCGCTGAACATCAGATTTCTATTTGGACGAGATATTTTATTGACTTGCATTTTATTCCGACTGTTTTTCCGATTGGAATTTGGCTGGCTTTTTCTCGTTTGAGTGATCAAATGATTCTGGTTCTCACTCTGGCTGTCACTTCTGCTTATTTTTCTGGGATGATGGTCAGACTGGTGATTATTCTGACCCCAATTTCCGCGATTGTGTCATCCTTTGCCTTGGAGTCCGTTTTCCGTAGAATTTCTCGATCCCACCGAACtgagaaaaattcatttttttcattctcgATGGCCACAACTTCACTTTTTGCCGCGATTGCGTTATTTGTTGTGCACAGCACGTGGATTACTGCCGTGATGTATTCGGGGACTTCGATCGTGCTGGAAGGAAGCGGACAGGACGGGTACTGGTCAGTCAACTATTGGCAGAGCCCACCACATTATCGACGACTACAGAGAGGCCTACTACTGGCTGGGAAGGAACACCCCAAAGGACTCCAAGATCATGTCCTGGTGGGATTACGGATACCAAATAACGGGGTTTTCTAACAGAACCACCATAGTGGATAATAATACGTGGAATAATACTCATATTGCCACTGTACTGTTCCCTAATCAAATTAGGTGGGCAAAGCTATGGCCTCCAATGAGTCACGGGCTGCGGAAATTGCTCGGGAATTGGACGTGGATTATGTTCTGGTGGTGTTTGGGGGATATTTGGGGTATGACTCGGACGATATCGCCAAGTTTCTGTGGATGGTCCGAATATCCGAAGGGGAGTACCCTAACGAGATCCACGTGCCCAATTGCCCGATATTTTAGGAAAATGAGTATTTTGACTCGGAGGGGAACTATAACATTGGAAAGGGCGTTTCTGAGAGGATGAAGTCTTCTTTGATGTTCCGACTTTGTTACTACCGTTTTCATAACAAGCTGgtagtattatacatatattaaagacAAATGGATATGACAAGTCGAGGAGACAGATGGTTGGGCATGTAGTCAATGAGTTGACTCACATGGAGGAGGCATTTACGAGCGAGAATTGGATTGTGAGGATATATAAAGTTAAGGATCTGCCTTCTCGTGCCAGACTTACATATAAGCCGACATTTCCAATAAGTCTACCAATGTCTAGAAAAGTAGATTTGTGTGGTTGTAATGTGTAGAATTCGAGGACCACTAAGGGGTCCATTTATGGGAGGGGGTGATTGTCTGGTTTTTTGACTTTATTTTGGGTTTAAACTAAAGTTTATTGGGATAGTTTTATTGTTATGTTTGTGCTGGTGTTGGGGGTTTTGTAGTTGCTGATTTTTGAATTAGGTGGTCTGATtagacacaaaatatatttaaaattgtagTATCTTGCTGGGAGATTTCCTAActgaatttagaaaatatattgtcACCGTCCAGATAGGTCGGGGCGCCAGATcggttatgtataaaatttttaataaaaactacctttcggaagttattttctttttctgttcattcttttgttgattttaatattatttttgccaaaatattGGAGTTACTGAGTTCATAAAAAACCAACATCAGTCATTTCCGGATAATTACCGTATTGACattgcattttatttaaaaacgctTTAACCAAGGTTAGCCAACAATTCTCAACAATAAAGTTTATTAGAAAaatccatttttaatttttaaaaatgttgtaaatttctatttttatcattaaaactcTAAAATACAATCCGGCCTACGGCCGGATGATTCAATGTGAATATTTTTccctatgcggccttcggccACGTCGAATTTGTAAcaatggcacaattatttcacaattaagtaaatatgacacgagaaaaaacacagaacgaACCCCATGAATATTTGGAGTTAAATTTTTTTACTCTGCTAATATGTATCCTTTGGTCTTTGTCATCCTCTTCATTAATTATCGTTACGAGTTCTCGATCCCtatttttcacaatatatttttgtgcagaTATCTCGTCGTATAATGGGTATTTTCTATAACCCGGGTTTGCATCCCCATCATGGCGTATTAAAATTTCATCGCCACTTTCAACTTCGTCATATTTCCATTTTCTccgcctttcattttttctcccgattttacaatattttcaaggGCTTTGTTCCTTTTTCACGACCTCAGAATTGTTAgttttttatttggtttctcCAAATCAGTTCCGAACAAGAGGTCAAAAGgcctttgttttgttgtttcgtGGACGGATTTATTGTAGTCTCTTGCTATTTTCTTCACGCATGTTTTATAGCattcaaaatttccatttgatgCACTCGTGGAGcctaatttaaataaacaaatacactccTTCAATGAATTTTAACTTAAGTTCAGTGTCTTCGATACAAAAAAACGCAACTTTGAGCCATTTTTAGAAATGTAGGTGTTGTTCTCCTTGAAACTAAATTTTTTGGCATATCTCCGTATTCGTGCCCTTTCTTCCGAACTCAAGGAATCATCAAGGTGGCCTGATTCCAAATACTCCCTAATTTTTCGAGGGTGTCTCGAGttaattcaactaaaaccattgattaatgctaatcttttcaactttttagaacttttttattaataagatttatttttttattatcaatatttttttgcaatgaaatgttttgtaggaaaaatatttgttttgtatttagataATTGACCTAACCGATATGGCGCCTCGGCCGGTCTGGACGGTGACATATATTAATTAGAACTGTAATCTATTTTAGACTAAATTATCCAGGAATAGTTCTCATTTAGAAAATAATAACGACGTAAATCAGCAAAATCTACAAAGCATCTATATTTTCAGTTCaagtttgacaatttttatgtCAATTTTGATAATGCGATAttcattttgacattttttagattaattttgacaaatatttttataaaggaCACACATAAGGACTTTTTCTAATCGGCTAAATCAAGATGAGAGTtaataagaaaattttattaatcagGTTAATGGAATCCTAATCATACAATTTGCGATGATTTTTTCtgcatttctgtaaaaatttcaaaatgacGTTAAAATTCACTCCTTTTCTTGCCTTACTGGAACCATCACACGTGATTCTATATAGGATCGgtagaatttttttaatgtaaagagATTGAAATTTGTTTGGTAcaaatgtatttttctatttgtattaCGTTGAtaattcaacaaaaatttttttctatattccgGAGAATTCCTGGAAATTGGTTCTCTTCGCAACCTCTTGTAGTAATTAATCGCCCATCAAGTCGGTTATATAGTTGATCTGTAGGAAGCATGTAACTAGCGTCTTTAACAATCGATTGCATAAAATTCGTAGCGGATTTATTATGTCCATTCACTTGGATATATCTTTCCTTGAGAACCAAATTTGCAGAGGAGCatcaagaaattattatttcctaCCTTAATAAAGTTCTCTCAAAAATGCACGTCTATTTTTCTTGAATAAAATTGTCTATCTCTCCGCCTTCATTGTGTACTTTCATCTTTCTTCCACTTTTAATACCATAGATTCGACACAAATTTAGATGGATACACCTTACAACTTTTACGGGCCTGTGTTATAAATAGAGCGGACTAGGTACCaaagttaaaatttaataatagttaGTAAATACTGTTATCATCCAGAAACTGGAAATTTGATTGGGTAACCTTTCGACCTGAGATTACGAAAAATCTTGTAAACTTGGGCATTCAATTCGTGTCCAATTGTCGCTTTGGATGTTGAGAAGCCTTGAGCTAGGATTCCTTTCCTTGCTGGCAGGTATAGCATTCCTTTAGAGATGTTAAATCTTTCACAAAtcattttatccttatatatccTTGCTTAGTTTTCTAGGCATTggctttataaaatttataaaataattttaaaaattgataatttcaattttttaacaggttaattagttaactaactaaattatcaggttaaataaattttaaaattattgattacaaTTTGGAAAAACAGGcgaaaatatttctccaaaagCAAAGTTTTCCCCAAAAAGAAGGTTTCCCTGCTATTTGGTTTTCCCCAATTCGAGGACGcattgtaataatatatttttcctcTAAAATTTTTGTTTGGCATGCCTAAGTTAGCAAAATCGTATCAAATAAAAGCTAAGGCTGTTGTAAAAGATTATCCTAAAGAATTAATGATTCTTGAGAATGGTACGCTATATTGTCGACTCTTTTGTGTAAGATAGAATGCGGGAAAAgacattttgtaaattttcatcgAGCCTCGCGAAAACATATAAATTTATTGAGCTAAgcgaaataataattttttgtagaTAATCTGACCGAATTCCATAAAAAACCATTTTTAACTGAGACTGTTAGAAATTTTTTtactacatatttatttaatacgATAACaatgcttaaaaaaataaaaacagaaaatatttaggTCAGTTTTATCAAAGACGACTAGAATATTACAACCTAGTCgatgtaaatatacaaattttcTGTAATTTCATCAATTCGTTAAAATAAACTTAATTTAAATGTAACAAGGTTGAAGTATTGCTGTCGTATTTTCAGAAAGATATTTAAACGATTTATATTGAATAATTCTCAGTTTTATGGCACCCAGCATTATCCAAAATTACAAAATTTCTTCTTCGATATATTATCCCgtgttgaaaattttatttgtcaTTCACGAATTTTTTGAATGAATACATAGGATCCCTATCCAACATATCAAAATCTCTCAGCAACGATGAAATCTGAATTTTTAATAACCAAAAgttacatttttcaaaattaaatttagacATTAAAGAACTCTGGCTCTTTCTTTATTGTGTTCAATTCCATCGTTTAATTTATAATGTTAActaaactttttaatttttttggtctTGTAAGTGAACTGACTATTGctaatttataaacaaaaaatcaATTATAATCAAATAACGAATAAATTTACcctacaaatataaacacatcaaaTTAATGtacagaaatttcaaaaatgttaTCTCTACGGACTATCCTCCATCCTGAATAGCTTAAAATATACGTTCACGACTTTAGTTCAAAAATGCCTTTTATTTCTGACAATAACTCGTCTCAAACGCGATTAATTTAGCATTGTTCAAGGTCGACTTTAATTCCTTTCAAGAGGCATTTTAAAAAAGGTATTGAAGCACACAACATCCCAGATGAAAAGTCTGCCTCCATGGAAAGATATAGccatttagaaattatttttttaattcaataaatatagCGTCACTATAAATAACACATCAACTTTAATAACTGCTATGAAACTTATTGGATACTCCTAGTGTTGTTGTGGTGCTGTTCATGTCCGTTTTTCTCGATAAGAAGAAAATGAATCCCATGGGCCCTCCTGcagaagtaaattataaaaaagatatgGTGGATGCAGGAACGATGTCTCTGGGGCTGGATAATGCCACAAGAGCTTATATAAACAATAACCCTACGTTTGGAAGTCGTGTTGCCAATACTAACTTTCACACTCTTTCTGCCATTATTGAGGATGTCGATTGTGTCTCTAAGAATGAATGGGTGTCACAGGCTGTTCATGCCACCAGACAAAGACTGGGGAGAATACCCAGAGGTGGCTGGAGTTTTATCCTTGAAAAGTTCAACGTGAAATTTTCTGAGAGTACGAGTCTAACCAGATTGAAAAATATGGCCAATCTCAAACCAGTAGTTGGTAACAATAATGAAGCTGGTGGATCTAATAGCAAACAATTCCCAACAAGGGAACAAGTGGAAATCTCCAATTTCAGAAATTGCCTGGAAGAGATTAATTTCCAAATTAAGGAAGTTAAATCGATACCGAGAGAGGCTCGTAAGCCTACATGGAAAATTCCAAGAAAATATGTCAAAGCTGATATTTTAATGGGATTAAACTCTGCAATATATCATATTACAAAGGACGATCCACCTCGAGATATCAATGCAATTTGTGATATTTTATATGCTGCCCAGTGTGCCTACTCAGTCTTAACTAAGAAAGTTAAGCcacagaccacatggttgggaaatacCGAGGCGAAGATCTCAAAATTATCCGCAGAACTAGAACTTGTAAATTGTTACGTAAGACAGGCTCTGCCacagtgtgaaaaacaaaatgtgatGGATATTCTATGTCGTTATggatataaaaagaagaaaaaaggagagctTTCGAGAATCGAATCCTTACTACATGACCTAATCAGagttaagaaaaaacaaattgcTGTATATAACTCGAGGAAGGACTTCCGTAAGGACAATGTTTGCTTCGAACTAAACAGAAGAAGATTTTACAGAAACTTATCAAAGAGTAATGAAGTCACAACATACTCTTTTGACGATGAGGAGTGCATGTCGTTCTGGGAAAAAGTATGGAGCAAAAGGCGCGAAATATCCGTGTCACTGGACAATGTTAGTAAAAGAATAACCGGCAGTGAAGACATGTTGCCAGATTTAACAAATAATTACATAATGGAGATCATTAAATATCTTCCTGACTGGAAGGCACCGGGATGTGACggaatatataatttcttcattaAAAGACTAGAATCTCTGCATGAATTTTTATGTGTTGAAATCAAGAAAATAATCAACGGTGATTACATGCCAGAAAACTGGTTTTATACTGGAATTACATATCTAATTCCTAAAAAGAACGATTGTGAGACCCCGAAAGATTTACGGCCTATAACATGCATGTCGACACTTTATAAGTTAGTTACCAAGTGTGTTAATGGAAAACTGTCTGAGTTCATGGATGTATTTGGCTTAATTTCCGACAATCAACTTGGTACGAGGAGACAGTGTCAGGGTGCTAAAGAACAGGCCCTTATTAACCAATGCCTAAATAAAGAGTATGGAAATGGGCTATACTCTGCATGGATTGATGTCAAGAAGGCTTTCGATTCTGTTGACCACGACTTTCTATTTCATGTGTTGGAGTGCTCTGGGATACCTGTATGGATTGTTAACTTTGTGAAAAGGACTGTACGAATGTGGACTGTAAAGCTCCATGTTGACGGAAGGAGAATTGGTTCTGTAAAGTTGAGCCGAGGGATTTTACAAGGAGACTCGTTATCTCCGCAACTGTTTGTTATGGTGATGGACCCACTAAGCAGGATTCTTAatgccatgtttccaaaggttcaGATTAATCAACAGGACCCAAATATGTTGACCTATTCTACTAATCATTTGTTCTTCATTGACGACCTAAAGATATTCGCTCTTAAAGAAGATGTAGTAATTAAAATGATGGAAGCTGTTGATGGATTCTTTAAAACTGTTGGCTTGGAGATGAATTCAGAAAAGTCTGCATCAAATGTCAAATCTTTATCTTGTTGTGAGACTTTGGAAGGAGTCAAAGGATATCGCTACTTGGGTGTACTTGAAGATGCAGGAAGTAATGTTCTTAAGAGTAAAGTAATGGATTCTATCCTTGGAAATGTAAAGGAAAGGATAACCATGCTTTCAAAGACGAAATTAAATGCGGTAAATTTATTCCACGCTATAAATGAACATGCCATTtctctatataattattacattggACTCATTAATATTGAACCTCATGAATTTGATTGTATTGACCGTCAAATACGACAACTTCTTACGACTCTCAGACTCCATCTCAAACCTGCAAATAAAGAGAGGTTATATTTAAATCGGAAATCTCTTGGGAGAGGACTTGCTTCAGTCTCTTTCAGAAGTGAACTGATACTTTTCCAGTTCATGAAAAGTTTAGAAAGACAGTCGACAGTATGCTTACGGAGATCGGGAATCCTGCGtgtgatacaaataaataaatggcataTGGCCACAATTGCAGGATTTCTCGCCTCCAAGTATGCAATTCTCGACATGGAGAATTTGGGTGTTGAATTTATCAAAGAtgctcaaagaaaatatttgcttaagaACATCAATTGTAAAATGCTACATTCGGTTCTATTCAAATGCATGGACGAACAAAATGTTGATCTAGCCACATCCTCAGAGTGGTTATCTAAAGGAAATAATGGTCCACGGAGTGAAGCATTGTACTGTCTCTTGCAGGATAGGAATTTGTTCTTCACATCCATGGGATCTTTATGCAGTCACTGCAAAAAATGCAAGAAAACAGTTGATCATTTGGCTACGCAGTGTGGAAAGATGTTAAACAGTGATTATCTGCGGAGACACAATGAAGTTGTGAAGTGCATTCACCTTCATTTGTGTCGAACCTACGGTATTAAGAGAGGAAGCAAATTAAAGACTCATTCTGTTCAGTCCATATTATCGACGCAGAATGTTGAAATCAGAGTCGATATGTCAATCATGACGGAAACTAAAGTTCAATCCAACAAACCAGATATCTTCGTGTATGACAAAACCAAACAAGAGATAACCTTAATTGAAGTTGGCATCACGTCACAAGATCGCCTCAAACAAGTAGAAATCGAGAAATTTCGTAAATATGATCTGCTCGCAAACGAACTTTCGATACTTTATGATGCAAAGGTAAAGATTATCCCGGTTGTCTTGACCTGGGACGGTGTTGTTTCGAGATATTTCAAAAACTATATGGACAAATTATCGATCGAAAAAGCCACAAGAACTTATATTCAATCTGTCGTTTTAAAAAGGACTCTAGAAAGCATGGTAGTTGAACACAGACATGGAGTGAGAGTATCTGCCGAAGAATACGCCTCTGCTGCTTACCAGCTTGCAGAAGTGGCATGCTGCCGTGACACGCCGGTGAAAGATGTGAGACAAATAGAAAATCTATCTGACTGGGAGATGGAGAGTGAGAAGGAACTGGTTGCAAGCTCTTCTCCTAAAAGGAGGAGAAAGATTCCAATAAGCGGGACTGAGAATCTAAATTAAATAGTCTAGCTTaagttaaattttgtttcttttaataatagACTAATATCAATTGGATACTCCTTTCTTCCGTTGTTGCCAACACtcatttttgtaatttacatAGAAGCTCGATTGCTGTTTCCAGCGAGAACTGTCAATTCATTCCATACACACGTGACATATAATATCTTGCCGTGTTTATCCACATGAGCGACAATAGACGCACTAATCTTATCCCAAACTCTGTAGTATGTTGGACATGTTTGAAAATTGGGCACTGGGagcatataaaaaaatcaatCGTATTAACACTCTAAAAACTGATCCAAAATTGATTCATTTATGAAAATGAATCCTTGAAATGTATTTGCAACTTTTGTTGAGAAGATTGTTGTGTTgagaattttgttgaatttccgGCATTTTCAATTCAGAGCAAACAGCCATTTTATTTTTGctgcaaaaaatgttttttaacagTTTAACTTGATTGACACTAAATTTAATACTTGGTTTTTTAGGAAATAGGACGTAAAataaagactttaaaaaacttgCAACTTTATCCTAAAATCGTTCAAATTTCTTTAAACTGAAAGTCTCTTTATAAAAGTCTGAAGAAGAGATTGTGGAAAGATTTATTAATTGTCTAATGAATACAAA
This genomic window from Octopus sinensis unplaced genomic scaffold, ASM634580v1 Contig13153, whole genome shotgun sequence contains:
- the LOC115229598 gene encoding uncharacterized protein LOC115229598; the protein is MSVFLDKKKMNPMGPPAEVNYKKDMVDAGTMSLGLDNATRAYINNNPTFGSRVANTNFHTLSAIIEDVDCVSKNEWVSQAVHATRQRLGRIPRGGWSFILEKFNVKFSESTSLTRLKNMANLKPVVGNNNEAGGSNSKQFPTREQVEISNFRNCLEEINFQIKEVKSIPREARKPTWKIPRKYVKADILMGLNSAIYHITKDDPPRDINAICDILYAAQCAYSVLTKKVKPQTTWLGNTEAKISKLSAELELVNCYVRQALPQCEKQNVMDILCRYGYKKKKKGELSRIESLLHDLIRVKKKQIAVYNSRKDFRKDNVCFELNRRRFYRNLSKSNEVTTYSFDDEECMSFWEKVWSKRREISVSLDNVSKRITGSEDMLPDLTNNYIMEIIKYLPDWKAPGCDGIYNFFIKRLESLHEFLCVEIKKIINGDYMPENWFYTGITYLIPKKNDCETPKDLRPITCMSTLYKLVTKCVNGKLSEFMDVFGLISDNQLGTRRQCQGAKEQALINQCLNKEYGNGLYSAWIDVKKAFDSVDHDFLFHVLECSGIPVWIVNFVKRTVRMWTVKLHVDGRRIGSVKLSRGILQGDSLSPQLFVMVMDPLSRILNAMFPKVQINQQDPNMLTYSTNHLFFIDDLKIFALKEDVVIKMMEAVDGFFKTVGLEMNSEKSASNVKSLSCCETLEGVKGYRYLGVLEDAGSNVLKSKVMDSILGNVKERITMLSKTKLNAVNLFHAINEHAISLYNYYIGLINIEPHEFDCIDRQIRQLLTTLRLHLKPANKERLYLNRKSLGRGLASVSFRSELILFQFMKSLERQSTVCLRRSGILRVIQINKWHMATIAGFLASKYAILDMENLGVEFIKDAQRKYLLKNINCKMLHSVLFKCMDEQNVDLATSSEWLSKGNNGPRSEALYCLLQDRNLFFTSMGSLCSHCKKCKKTVDHLATQCGKMLNSDYLRRHNEVVKCIHLHLCRTYGIKRGSKLKTHSVQSILSTQNVEIRVDMSIMTETKVQSNKPDIFVYDKTKQEITLIEVGITSQDRLKQVEIEKFRKYDLLANELSILYDAKVKIIPVVLTWDGVVSRYFKNYMDKLSIEKATRTYIQSVVLKRTLESMVVEHRHGVRVSAEEYASAAYQLAEVACCRDTPVKDVRQIENLSDWEMESEKELVASSSPKRRRKIPISGTENLN